The following DNA comes from Lentibacillus sp. Marseille-P4043.
CCACCGATGATCAGTCCGAGTGTGATAACTTTAACAAATTCCCATATTCCCAAGCCAATACCTTCAAAGCCAAGGTCCACATATTGCAGTAAGGAAAAAGCTGATATATTGAATAGAACAACTGCTAAACCGTCATTAAATAAACTTTCCCCTTCAATAACAGTTGCAAGGCGCTTATTTACGCCAACGCTTTTAAAAATAGACAATACGCTTACTGGATCGGTCGCGCTCATCAATGCTGCAAATACGAACGCTACTGGGATAGAAAGCTGCAGAAGCCACATGGATGAAAAGCCAACAACGATAAATGATAATAAGGTCCCGCCAAAGGCAAGAGCAAGAACAGGGGTTTTATTTTCGTAAATATGAGCGAATGGTAACTTTAATCCAGCTTCCCCCAACAATGCAGGTAAAAATAATGTAATAATGACAAAGTTAAACACTTCTCCTTCTGTAATAAACGACTTTAGCGGCTCCAACGCAGGAATGTTTACAAGCCCAATGATTGCCCCAACAACGACAAGCGCAATCGGATACGGTTGTTTAAATTTTTTCGCAATCGCAGTAATCCCTGCTGCAATCATAACCATTATAAGTCCCAGTTCGAATATATGGTGTGGATCTAAATCATGCATGGATGCTCGCCCCCTTCTAATTTCTGCGGATATCATTTATTTTCCCCAAACACATGAAAAAGATTAGATTATCCAAACATGATTAGGTAAACTGGGACATGGGGACAGGTTTCTTGTCCCAGCAATATCGCAATATATTGTGTTAGGTGGGATGAATTTATGGTTAAGTTAAATAGTGATACCCAATATATAAGAAGTCTTCGAATAAAAAAGGATGAGATACCATCATATAACATGTTTCCGTATAATCTTCCTGTCGTCCGTACATTTAGGGATCTCGCTTTTCATCCTAATGTTACGTACCTAATTGGGGAAAATGGTATGGGAAAGTCAACATTGCTTGAAGGCATTGCTGTTGCGTTAGGGTTTAATCCTGAAGGTGGAACACGTAATTTTAACTTTTCTAGTTATGACTCTCACTCTAAACTTGATCAATATTTAACTGTAATAAAAGGTGCGTATAGACCAAAAGATAGCTTCTTTTTCCGTGCAGAAACGTTTTATAATGTGGCAACAAATATTGAGGAGATGGATGCACAACCAACTCCCGCCCCGAGGATTATCGATTCCTTTGGTGGCAAATCGCTCCATGAGCAATCGCACGGTGAATCTTTTTTTGCAGCTTTTATCCATCGGTTTCAGTGTAAAGGGCTATATATTTTGGACGAACCAGAAGCGGCGCTGTCACCACTAAGGCAGATGTCCTTGCTTGCCCGGATTCATGAGCTGGTCAACCAAGGATCACAGTTCATCATATCAACCCACTCGCCAATCATAATGGCGTATAATCTTGCAAAAATCATTGAGCTTACAGAAGAAGGCATGGCAGAAAAATCCTTAGAAGACACGAACCATTATTCGATCATGAAGCAGTTTTTCGAAGATCGGGAACGTTTACTGCATCATTTGTTCCAGTAGTTTTAGGAAGAGAGATTGCGGGACATGGGGACAGGAACCTTGGCCCAGAAAAGGAATGATAGAAATGAAAATAACAATCGTTGCGGTTGGGAAACTGAAGGAAAAGTACTTAAAGCAAGGAATCCAGGAATATTTAAAAAGGCTCACTGCCTATGCAAAAGTAGATATTATCGAGGTTGCCGATGAAAAAGCTCCGGAAAACATGAGCGAAGCAGAAATGGTAGAAGTGAAGCGGAAGGAAGGCGACCGAATTCTTGGTGCGATTTCACCGGATACATATGTGATCACACTAGAAATCAACGGCAAAATGCTGACGTCAGAACAAATGGCGGCCAAGATGGATGAACTTGCTACATATGGGAAAAGCAAAATTGCGTTTGTGATTGGCGGGTCACTTGGGATTAGTGAGGCTGTACAAAAGCGTAGTGATTTGGCGTTATCGTTTTCTAAGATGACATTCCCGCATCAGGTAATGCGGCTGGTGTTGTTGGAACAGGTTTATCGGGCCTTTCGGATTATTAGGGGGGAACCTTACCATAAATAAGGGTAAAAAATTAAGGGAAGATAAGGCTTCCCTGAAGTTTTCATCCCTTGAAAATGGTTCTTCCATGAAGGTTCTATCGAGTGGTGCAATGCAGTTTATTTCAGATATTTTGTTAATTAAAATACTAGAGCTACCTTGTAAGGCTTCAATAGTGAAGTCAAACATCAGGTTGATGCATTTGATTTGGCGTCCTTCGTTATGGGATGCCTTTTCCTTGGTAATTTGGATATCCTTTATAAAAAGTGCAAGAAGCTCCTTCTTTTCCGTGGCGTCTGCTTGATCCAGTAGAACATCAATGTTTTTAAGCAGTTGTATGAGTGCTTCTGCATCAATTGGGTCTTTACTAATGGAATTGATCTCTTTTTCTACATTTTCCATTTGATTTTCTATTGTTGCAAGATGATTTTTCTGTTCTAGCATTTTCTTGCTATAAATATCTCTTAATTCAGGATCATCCATTAGCAATGTAACTAGATTGTCTATCTGCTTTTCGATTTTCCTTTTGTTCTTTAACAGCCGTTTCTTTTCATCCAATAATGGTGATTCAGCATTTAATCGATCAGCGTTCATTTTATCAACTAATTTATCAATAAAATAGGGATGTGTTACAACACGTTTTAATTCATCAATAACAAATTTTTCAGCCTTATCGGCATTAATCGTATGTGCTTGGCAAGCGGTTCTACCTTTGTTTTTATACTGACCACATTGATAAAGTCTATATTGTTTGCCGTTTTTACCTCTAGACTTTGCAGCAGTCATTACATATCCCATTCAGGACAACGAAGTAAGCGACCTAAGAAGTATGGTTTTGCTGATAGTGCTGGACGAAAAGAACGTGTTTTCAATTTTTGCTGCACTTGATCCCAAAGCTCCACTTCAATTATGGGAGTATGTATACCTTCTTAAGATTCGGTGCCTGTCACCACCCGCAATTTGTCGAATCATTCGACATTATTCGGGGCGTGACAGGCACTTTTTATTATTCGGTGCCCGTCACCACCCGCAATCACTCCTTTAACTTTTATAACAGTATTGGTATTAAAGGAGGGGAAAAATACCTTTATATTTGCCACGTTTTAAATCTAATTCCGGTATTATCATTTTTTTTATTAGACCGTTCATAATTTCTCCTACACATTTAAAAGTACCTTTTCAGTGATCTTTTCCAACTGTTTAGCCTTTTGTGGATTAAATGTTTTCATGGATAAATCGACAGGTATTGAAAGTCTATAAGCTGAGAAAATCTGCGATCTTGATTCCTTTAAGACGTCAACAATACTATTTACGATTTCATCAACCTCATGTCCTACTAGACGGTGAACTACTTTCAAGAATATTCTCATTAATGGATTCGCAAAGACTGATCTAGCCCCAGAAGTTCTTACAGCCATTGGATTATATAAAATATAACGAATGCCCTTTCTTTTGAATCCTGCACCCAGCAAGTCATTTAGCCGGTTAGCATTGGCGTTAGCTTTCACGCTGTTAAACTTGCGACGATATTCTAAATCGTCAAAGTTGACGGGGCTGTTGATGCCTGGGGTAGCAACATTTAAAATAAAGGAGTCATCATTGAATGCTAACCGATTTGAAAGGATATACCGACTTAAATACTGCAATGCAAAGGTGAATTCCAAACCTTCTTTTGTGATTAAAGTGTTTTTGCGAGCTGTTTGTAGGACAGCGCAAAGAATCAATCCATCGATTGAGCCATAGGTCCTTTGGATGTTCTCGATGATACGGTAGTTTTCCGAAGCAAGACTCAAATCTGCTTGAAGATAAATAGCATTATGTAGATCACCTTTATTTCTGCTTACGATAATGACCCTATTCCCGGCTGCTAAATAATACTTCGCCAGTCCTTTGCCAATGCCACTAGTTCCTCCTGTAATTAACAATGTTTTCATGGTTGAATCCCCCCTGTTTTCGGTTTATTATTTGTACTAGTACGATTATCGTACTGAGTGATATTCATTTCAAGTACGATAAAATAACTTACCAAGTACGGTGGACAATACCGAGGAGTGGAAAAAACAATGGACATACCGAATTTACAAGAATTAATGGAACAAAATTTAAATAATCAAGAAAACTGCAATCCTAATTTTAACCCACTTGATCCCGTTTTCAATGTCCTGCAGGGCAAGTGGAAGAATCAAGTACTATTTGAAATCATCGCTTTAAAAAATGCTCGTTTTGGTCAGCTTACACGAGCTATCCCAAAAATCACCAATACTATGCTATCCACGACGTTACGAGAACTTGAAAAGGACGGTTTAATTACTAGGAAACAATATAATGAAATCCCTCCACGTGTTGAATATACAATTACAGAAAAAGGGAAAGATTTATTCCCCGTTTACTATGAAATGTATAAGTGGGGTATCAAGTATCAATAGGAATAAGAATTGAACCTGTTTTTGCAGAAAATTTTAAGGGAAAAATATATTTTTTTATTTAAGTTTTT
Coding sequences within:
- a CDS encoding AAA family ATPase; translation: MVKLNSDTQYIRSLRIKKDEIPSYNMFPYNLPVVRTFRDLAFHPNVTYLIGENGMGKSTLLEGIAVALGFNPEGGTRNFNFSSYDSHSKLDQYLTVIKGAYRPKDSFFFRAETFYNVATNIEEMDAQPTPAPRIIDSFGGKSLHEQSHGESFFAAFIHRFQCKGLYILDEPEAALSPLRQMSLLARIHELVNQGSQFIISTHSPIIMAYNLAKIIELTEEGMAEKSLEDTNHYSIMKQFFEDRERLLHHLFQ
- the rlmH gene encoding 23S rRNA (pseudouridine(1915)-N(3))-methyltransferase RlmH; translated protein: MKITIVAVGKLKEKYLKQGIQEYLKRLTAYAKVDIIEVADEKAPENMSEAEMVEVKRKEGDRILGAISPDTYVITLEINGKMLTSEQMAAKMDELATYGKSKIAFVIGGSLGISEAVQKRSDLALSFSKMTFPHQVMRLVLLEQVYRAFRIIRGEPYHK
- a CDS encoding recombinase zinc beta ribbon domain-containing protein, whose protein sequence is MGYVMTAAKSRGKNGKQYRLYQCGQYKNKGRTACQAHTINADKAEKFVIDELKRVVTHPYFIDKLVDKMNADRLNAESPLLDEKKRLLKNKRKIEKQIDNLVTLLMDDPELRDIYSKKMLEQKNHLATIENQMENVEKEINSISKDPIDAEALIQLLKNIDVLLDQADATEKKELLALFIKDIQITKEKASHNEGRQIKCINLMFDFTIEALQGSSSILINKISEINCIAPLDRTFMEEPFSRDENFREALSSLNFLPLFMVRFPPNNPKGPINLFQQHQPHYLMRECHLRKR
- a CDS encoding SDR family NAD(P)-dependent oxidoreductase; its protein translation is MKTLLITGGTSGIGKGLAKYYLAAGNRVIIVSRNKGDLHNAIYLQADLSLASENYRIIENIQRTYGSIDGLILCAVLQTARKNTLITKEGLEFTFALQYLSRYILSNRLAFNDDSFILNVATPGINSPVNFDDLEYRRKFNSVKANANANRLNDLLGAGFKRKGIRYILYNPMAVRTSGARSVFANPLMRIFLKVVHRLVGHEVDEIVNSIVDVLKESRSQIFSAYRLSIPVDLSMKTFNPQKAKQLEKITEKVLLNV
- a CDS encoding winged helix-turn-helix transcriptional regulator, producing the protein MEKTMDIPNLQELMEQNLNNQENCNPNFNPLDPVFNVLQGKWKNQVLFEIIALKNARFGQLTRAIPKITNTMLSTTLRELEKDGLITRKQYNEIPPRVEYTITEKGKDLFPVYYEMYKWGIKYQ